The Ascaphus truei isolate aAscTru1 chromosome 11, aAscTru1.hap1, whole genome shotgun sequence genome includes a window with the following:
- the LOC142463553 gene encoding olfactory receptor 10C1-like has product MGRESHTNVTEFFLLGFSDLSPSLQAALFTSLLSAYVLTLLGNGLIILAVTLDPLLHHPMYFFLRNLSLLELCFTTATVPKTLENFLSAEKSISFLGCAVQMYVFFAIGVCECIFLGVMAFDRYMAICYPLRYMSVVTRKLCYQLTIGSWVGGSLVSLGQTSFIFSLPYCGSNHIDHFFCDIPPLLSLACADTFNNELSVFVACALGAGIPFLLILCSYINILASIFRMHSSEVRRKALSTCGSHLVSVTLFYGTAMFVHLRIRTRGSSGKDRMVALFYCIVIPTINPLIYTLRNTDMKTALRKLISRTLKSYSDM; this is encoded by the coding sequence ATGGGCAGAGAGAGTCACACCAATGTAACAGAGTTCTTTCTCCTTGGTTTTTCTGACTTATCACCCTCACTTCAGGCTGCCCTCTTCACTTCTCTCCTCTCGGCCTACGTTCTCACATTGTTAGGCAATGGCCTTATCATTCTGGCGGTGACTCTTGATCCTCTTCTGCACCACCCCATGTACTTCTTCCTGAGGAACCTGTCATTACTGGAGCTCTGCTTCACCACTGCCACTGTCCCCAAGACACTGGAGAACTTCCTGTCGGCGGAGAAGTCCATCTCCTTCCTGGGTTGTGCTGTCCAGATGTATGTTTTCTTCGCCATTGGggtatgtgagtgcatttttctTGGGGTGATGGCCTTTGACCGTTAtatggccatatgctaccctctCAGATACATGTCTGTTGTGACCAGAAAGCTGTGTTATCAGCTGACTATCGGCTCATGGGTGGGAGGATCCCTAGTATCCTTGGGGCAAACCAGCTTCATCTTCAGCTTGCCCTATTGTGGTTCTAACCACATTGACCATTTCTTCTGTGacatcccccccctgctcagccTGGCCTGTGCCGACACCTTCAACAATGAACTCTCTGTTTTTGTTGCTTGTGCCTTGGGGGCTGGGATCCCATTCCTGCTCATCCTCTGCTCCTATATCAACATCCTGGCCTCCATATTCCGCATGCACTCCTCTGAGGTGAGGCGCAAAGCATTGTCTACATGTGGCTCCCACCTTGTGTCTGTCACCCTATTCTATGGCACAGCCATGTTTGTGCACCTGCGCATACGGACACGTGGTTCTTCTGGCAAAGATAGGATGGTGGCCCTCTTCTACTGCATTGTAATACCCACCATTAACCCTCTGATCTACACCCTGAGGAACACCGACATGAAAACTGCGCTAAGAAAACTTATCTCGCGGACTTTGAAGAGTTATTCTGACATGTAA
- the LOC142463551 gene encoding E3 ubiquitin/ISG15 ligase TRIM25-like, which yields MASADLREELNCSICLSIYTQPVMLRCGHNFCQDCIVSVWDSQGGSGLYTCPECRAEFQERPALQRNLKLCNIAERFLSTQTEQEEGVIFCTYCDFSVPAAKTCLLCDASLCDKHLKKHSKSEEHVLTEPTTSLKNRKCSVHKEILKYYCTEDAACICVSCCVFGEHRGHHVESLNEASEKEKEKLRNVLEKLTSVREETEKRAQSLQERRRETQEKAAGVTDRVTALIRDIREQLEVLEKRILSEITRQEEQVSLRVSDLIQQLEIKKDELSRKMLHIEELCNITDPLTVLQGRESDNADFCDAEEGEREDNKVPDVGDLNEFLISLPLQRFADIVTDLKVKSGFYMQEASDILLDVNTAANNVSVSGDLKTVSCSVRNQLRPNTPERFVSSQVLSTRSFSSGQHYWEVEISESGSCRVGISYPSIDRKGRQSWFGSNKKSWCLRMWGDINFAVHGSEQNHVCFESPLQRLGIYLDYDAGRLSFYQLCDPIKHLHTFTATFTEPLHAAFFVCKNGWVRIRS from the coding sequence ATGGCGTCTGCTGATCTGAGAGAGGAGCTAAACTGCTCCATCTGCCTGAGCATTTATACCCAGCCTGTAATGCTGAGATGTGGGCATAACTTCTGCCAGGACTGtattgtgagtgtgtgggattccCAGGGGGGATCTGGACTTTATACCTGTCCTGAATGCAGAGCAGAGTTTCAGGAGCGTCCtgcactgcagaggaacctgaAGCTGTGTAACATAGCGGAGCGTTTCCTTTCTACTCAGACAGAGCAGGAGGAGGGTGTGATCTTCTGCACTTATTGTGACTTCTCTGTACCTGCTGCTAAAACATGTCTGCTGTGTGACGCCTCCCTGTGTGATAAACACCTAAAGAAACACAGCAAGTCAGAGGAACACGTCTTAACTGAGCCAACCACTTCCTTAAAGAACAGGAAATGCTCCGTCCACAAGGAGATCCTGAAGTATTACTGCACTGAGGACGCTGCCTGTATCTGCGTGTCctgctgtgtgtttggggagcacAGGGGACACCACGTGGAGTCGCTGAATGAGGCCtcggagaaggagaaggagaaactGAGAAATGTTCTGGAGAAACTGACCTCAGTGAGAGAGGAGACTGAGAAAAGGGCCCAGAGTCTGCAGGAACGCAGGAGAGAAACACAAGAAAAAGCAGCTGGGGTAACAGACCGAGTCACTGCCCTGATTAGGGACATCAGGGAACAGCTGGAAGTCCTAGAGAAGCGAATCCTGAGTGAGATCACCAGGCAGGAAGAGCAGGTTTCTCTCCGAGTCTCTGATCTAATCCAGCAGCTGGAAATAAAGAAGGACGAGCTGTCCAGGAAGATGCTTCACATTGAGGAGCTGTGCAACATCACTGATCCATTAACTGTCTTACAAGGACGGGAATCAGACAATGCTGACTTCTGTGAtgctgaggagggagagagagaggataataAGGTCCCTGATGTAGGGGATTTGAATGAGTTTCTAATCTCACTGCCTTTACAGAGATTTGCTGATATTGTGACTGATCTAAAAGTAAAGAGCGGGTTCTATATGCAGGAGGCTTCAGACATATTACTGGATGTAAATACAGCTGCTAATAATGTATCTGTATCAGGCGACCTAAAAACTGTATCCTGCTCAGTAAGAAACCAGTTACGCCCAAATACACCAGAGAGATTTGTGTCTTCTCAGGTTTTAAGCACCAGGAGTTTTTCCTCAGGACAACATTACTGGGAAGTGGAGATCAGTGAATCCGGGAGCTGCAGGGTAGGGATTTCCTATCCCAGTATAGACAGGAAAGGACGTCAGTCCTGGTTCGGATCTAATAAGAAGTCCTGGTGTTTGCGAATGTGGGGTGACATTAATTTCGCGGTACATGGCTCAGAACAAAATCATGTATGTTTTGAGTCTCCCTTGCAGAGATTAGGAATATACCTGGACTATGATGCTGGGCGGCTGTCCTTTTATCAGCTGTGTGACCCGATCAAACACTTACACACTTTCACTGCCACCTTCACTGAGCCTCTTCATGCTGCGTTCTTTGTATGTAAGAATGGCTGGGTCAGAATCCGGAGCTAG